The Patescibacteria group bacterium genome contains a region encoding:
- a CDS encoding glycosyltransferase family 2 protein: protein MNKKTTILVAVFNKKETIVNCVESLLNLNSPPVRILLLDGGSTDGTYQILEKEYKNKIDLIQLPISHSERMNWALDNINTEYT from the coding sequence ATGAATAAAAAAACAACTATTTTAGTAGCTGTTTTTAACAAAAAAGAAACAATCGTAAATTGCGTGGAATCTTTGTTAAATTTAAATTCGCCTCCTGTAAGAATTTTACTTCTTGATGGCGGTTCAACTGATGGAACTTATCAAATTTTAGAAAAGGAATATAAAAATAAGATAGATTTAATCCAACTTCCTATAAGCCATTCTGAAAGAATGAATTGGGCGTTAGATAATATTAATACAGAATATACCG